One stretch of Alcaligenes faecalis DNA includes these proteins:
- the fdnG gene encoding formate dehydrogenase-N subunit alpha: MNNTVPSFGRRQFLKILGAGAAALSATAMGLSTAAAQVSAAVRPYKLLRSKETRNNCTYCSVGCGILMYSMGDGAKNAKPRIFHIEGDPDHPVSRGSLCPKGAGLLDMIHSKNRLLHPEYRAPGSKEWVKISWSEATKRIARLLKDDRDANFIAKNEKGQVVNRWLSSGFLASSAASNETGLLDFKFTRALGMLGIDCQARLCHAPTVSALAPSFGRGAMTNHWVDIKNANVVIVMGGNPAEAHPVGFKWVIEAKIKNKAKVIVVDPRFNRTAAVADIFSPIRAGSDTAFLMGMVRWLLENDKIQHEYVRSYTNASLIVRDDFTFDEGVFSGFNPQTKVYDKSSWTYAVDENGEVMRDMSMTHPRSVLQLLKTHVDRYTPEVVENITGVKQADFLQIAEIIGSCSAKNKTLTWLYALGWTHHTGGAQIIRGAAMIQLLLGNIGMAGGGVNALRGHSNIQGYTDLGLLSLRVPGYMNLPSDNQQTLAQYLEETTPKDVLPGQVNYWKNTPKFFISLLKNLYGKHATQANDFAFDLLPKWDRSYDMLAYFDMMYEGKVNGYFAQGFNPLAAMPDKNKTSKALSKLKFLVIVDPLVTETSNFWRNEGQFNDIKTEEVMTEVFRLPSNCFAEEDGSIVNSGRWLQWHYAGQQPPGLARHDPNILGEIMMELRRLYEEEGGACPEQILSMTWDADTYHDPHFPHPEEVAKEANGYALADVFDENGKQILRKGQLLDSFAQLRDDGTTQSYCWVFAGSWTEKGNQMANRDNTDTGLGNTPGWAWAWPANRRILYNRASMDEMGKPWDEHRQILHWDGKQWTGADIPDFPANLPPGSPAAPFIMLPEGLGRLFSEKGINDGPFPEHYEPVESPIAKNPLHEKVTHNPTARILSNDAERMGNRHDYPYVATTYSITELFRHWTKHSYLNAMLQPEQFVEIGEQLAAEKDIRHGDTVKVTTKRGYITAKAVVTKRMRTLTVAGQEVQQIGIPCHWGFEGETRKGFLANTLSPGVGDANTQTPEFKAFLVNVEKMKGATA; this comes from the coding sequence ATGAATAACACCGTGCCAAGTTTTGGTCGGCGTCAATTTCTCAAAATTCTTGGTGCTGGGGCAGCTGCGCTGTCAGCTACCGCGATGGGACTTTCGACAGCCGCCGCCCAGGTTTCTGCCGCCGTCCGCCCGTACAAACTCCTTCGATCCAAAGAGACACGCAACAACTGTACTTACTGTTCAGTGGGCTGCGGCATTCTGATGTATTCGATGGGGGACGGGGCAAAAAACGCCAAGCCGCGCATCTTCCACATTGAAGGCGACCCGGATCACCCGGTCAGCCGTGGCTCGCTTTGCCCGAAAGGCGCAGGCCTGCTGGACATGATTCATTCCAAAAACCGGCTGCTGCACCCCGAATACCGCGCGCCAGGCTCCAAAGAATGGGTCAAGATCAGCTGGAGCGAGGCCACCAAGCGCATCGCCCGTTTGCTGAAAGACGACCGCGACGCCAACTTCATTGCCAAGAACGAGAAAGGCCAGGTTGTGAACCGCTGGCTATCTTCGGGCTTTCTGGCTTCCTCGGCCGCATCCAACGAAACCGGCCTGCTGGACTTCAAATTTACCCGTGCCCTGGGGATGCTGGGCATCGACTGTCAGGCGCGGCTCTGTCACGCCCCGACCGTGTCGGCCCTGGCCCCCAGCTTTGGGCGCGGTGCCATGACCAACCACTGGGTGGACATCAAGAACGCCAACGTGGTGATTGTGATGGGCGGCAACCCTGCCGAAGCCCACCCGGTCGGTTTCAAATGGGTGATCGAGGCCAAGATCAAGAACAAGGCCAAGGTCATTGTGGTGGACCCGCGCTTTAACCGCACGGCGGCCGTGGCGGACATCTTCTCGCCCATCCGCGCTGGCTCGGACACCGCCTTTTTGATGGGCATGGTGCGCTGGCTGCTGGAGAACGACAAGATTCAGCACGAGTACGTGCGCTCCTACACCAACGCCTCCCTGATCGTGCGCGACGACTTCACCTTTGACGAAGGGGTGTTCTCGGGCTTTAACCCGCAAACCAAGGTGTACGACAAGTCCTCCTGGACCTATGCAGTGGACGAGAACGGCGAAGTGATGCGCGACATGAGCATGACGCATCCACGCTCCGTGCTGCAGCTGTTGAAAACCCACGTGGACCGCTACACGCCCGAAGTCGTGGAGAACATTACCGGCGTCAAACAGGCCGATTTCCTGCAGATTGCCGAAATCATTGGTTCCTGTTCGGCCAAGAACAAAACCCTGACCTGGCTGTATGCGCTGGGCTGGACGCACCACACGGGTGGCGCACAGATTATTCGTGGCGCCGCCATGATTCAGCTTTTGCTGGGCAATATCGGCATGGCCGGTGGCGGCGTGAACGCCTTGCGCGGTCACTCCAATATCCAGGGCTATACCGACCTGGGCCTGCTGTCCTTGCGTGTGCCAGGTTATATGAACCTGCCCTCGGACAATCAGCAGACACTGGCGCAGTACCTGGAAGAAACCACGCCCAAGGATGTGTTGCCCGGTCAGGTGAACTACTGGAAAAACACACCCAAGTTCTTCATCTCCCTGCTAAAGAACCTGTACGGCAAGCACGCCACGCAAGCCAACGATTTTGCCTTTGACCTGCTGCCCAAATGGGATCGCAGCTACGACATGCTGGCCTACTTCGACATGATGTATGAAGGCAAAGTCAACGGTTACTTCGCCCAAGGCTTTAACCCGCTGGCCGCGATGCCGGACAAGAACAAGACGTCCAAGGCCCTGTCCAAGCTGAAGTTCCTGGTTATTGTGGACCCGCTGGTCACCGAGACCTCGAACTTCTGGCGCAATGAAGGCCAGTTCAACGACATCAAGACTGAAGAAGTGATGACAGAGGTGTTCCGCCTGCCATCGAACTGTTTTGCTGAAGAGGACGGTTCCATCGTGAACTCGGGCCGCTGGTTGCAATGGCACTATGCCGGTCAGCAACCTCCGGGGCTGGCCCGTCATGACCCCAATATTCTGGGCGAAATCATGATGGAACTGCGTCGCCTGTACGAAGAAGAAGGCGGTGCCTGTCCCGAGCAAATCCTGAGCATGACCTGGGACGCCGACACCTATCACGACCCGCATTTCCCGCATCCGGAAGAAGTGGCCAAAGAGGCCAATGGCTATGCGCTGGCTGACGTTTTCGACGAGAACGGCAAGCAGATTCTGCGCAAGGGCCAATTGCTGGACAGCTTCGCGCAATTGCGCGACGACGGCACCACCCAAAGCTATTGCTGGGTGTTTGCCGGTTCCTGGACAGAGAAAGGCAACCAGATGGCCAATCGGGACAATACTGACACGGGCCTGGGCAACACTCCCGGCTGGGCATGGGCCTGGCCTGCCAACCGGCGCATTCTGTACAACCGTGCGTCCATGGATGAAATGGGTAAGCCATGGGATGAACATCGCCAGATTCTGCATTGGGACGGCAAGCAATGGACCGGGGCGGATATTCCGGATTTCCCGGCCAACCTGCCTCCAGGCAGCCCGGCTGCGCCTTTCATCATGCTGCCCGAAGGTCTGGGTCGCCTGTTCTCGGAAAAAGGCATTAATGACGGCCCCTTCCCGGAACACTACGAGCCGGTGGAAAGCCCGATTGCGAAGAACCCGCTGCACGAAAAAGTGACGCATAACCCGACAGCCCGGATTCTTTCCAACGATGCCGAGCGCATGGGGAATCGTCACGACTATCCCTATGTGGCCACCACCTACTCCATTACCGAGCTGTTCCGCCACTGGACCAAGCATTCCTATCTGAATGCCATGTTGCAGCCTGAACAGTTTGTGGAAATTGGCGAGCAACTGGCCGCTGAAAAAGACATCCGTCACGGCGACACCGTCAAAGTCACGACCAAGCGCGGCTACATCACCGCCAAGGCCGTGGTGACCAAGCGCATGCGCACCCTGACCGTTGCCGGTCAGGAAGTGCAGCAAATTGGTATCCCCTGCCACTGGGGTTTTGAAGGTGAAACCCGCAAGGGCTTCCTGGCCAATACGCTATCCCCCGGCGTAGGTGATGCCAATACGCAAACACCGGAGTTCAAAGCCTTTCTGGTCAATGTCGAGAAAATGAAGGGAGCCACGGCATGA